Genomic DNA from Gimesia aquarii:
TGCTGATTCTTCATGAAACAGTCACTCCTGAGGTTCCACTTCTTGAGATGTAACGGGATTCAAATCTTCAAAACTGACAAAGGCGACTTCCACTTTGAGCACACCCGGTAATTGGGCGATTCTCTGAAACCATTCTCGTGAGTCGAATTCATCCTCAGCTTCGAGAACTATCGGGATTTTCGAACCATGCCTGTGCCCGACTTCAACGCAAGGAATCTGTGCAAGAGATTCTTCAACGAAGCTGTTTTCAGCGACATCATTAACGAGTGTGATCACCATACTGCTAATATTCATCCTGAGATACTCTCTTCTGAAAACCCGTTTGTTGCGTAAAGTTATCGACATCTTCTTCATAATTCAAGAAATAAAACTCTTTAATTCTTGAATTAGTTTGATAATTCCTATATCCTCAGCCGACACAAGAGTTAAACGGTGGTTTTTGACTGGGTCCAAAGCGAAGAAAAGGAGTTTCAGATGAAAATTTCGGCTGGAAAAATGCTCTTCTTCGTGGGGCTGATCATCATTTCCGCCATTGCCGCACAAATGTATGCAAGCGTGAAACAAAGGGAACGAATAGTAAGTCCTCCCCAAGCTGAATACTCAACTCTGTTTCCTGTGAAGATCAATGCTCCCAAGCCGTTGGCAGAGATTGCGACAGATCAGAAAGATGCGAAGGGGAATGCGATTCTCGTTTCCTGTCAATCTTGTCACAGCGTGCGCAGTCCGAATCCCCAAAATGGCTCAGCCGGGCCTCTGATTTCTTTTCACCAAGACCTGGATTTTGTGCACGGAAAACTTGTTTGTATTTCGTGTCATAATCCGGAAGGATACTATGCCGACTTTCGACTGGCCTCCGGAGAGAGCATCAATCCAGAGAACGTGATGACGCTCTGTGCTCAGTGCCATGGACCACAATTTCGTGATTATCAAAATGGGTCCCATGGCGGAATGACAGGACATTGGGATTTACGAAAAGGGCCGCGGCAACGAAATCATTGCGTCGACTGTCACGACCCGCACAAGCCTGCCTTCCCTCTGTTTCGCCCTGTTGCTGGACCGAATGATCGTTTTACTCCCCATCAGACAAAGGGAACACATGAGTGATTCAAACGCTTCGTTGCCAATTATTGACAATCCCGGAGTGAATCGACGCAGGTTTCTGAAAACCGCAGGGGCTACATTAGGCTTAGCCGCCTGGGCTGCAGCGATGAAACCGCTTTTGGATCTGACTCCTGAAGTCAATGCCGATGAGTTTTTACAAAAACATTACCGCGAACTGACCCCTGAGCAAAAAGCAGTCGTATTCAAACGACTCGAAGAAGAGGCAAAAGCAGAATACGACGTGGATGTCACCATCTCTGACCCACCGCCAATGGAAAACGTGCTCTTTGGATATGCCCTGAATTTGAGTGTTTGTATTGGGTGTAGAAAGTGTGCGGAAGCATGTCATATCGAGAACAATCACGATCGCGCGTCCAATAATTCTTATATCTGCGTCTTTGAGATGGAAAAGGGAGGCATTGATTTTGAAAAAGGAAATGCCACCTACGACCATCCGGTTCCTGCACCTGGTAAATATTACATGCCGGTGCAGTGCCAGCAATGTGAAAATGCACCTTGCGTCACCGCTTGTCCGATTGAAGCAACCTGGAAAGAAAAGGATGGAATTGTTGTCGTCGATTACAACTGGTGTATTGGTTGCCGCTATTGCGAGGCAGCATGTCCCTATCACGCGCGCCGCTTTAATTGGGAAAAGCCAGAAATTCCTGCAGAAGAAGTAAATCCGGACCAGTCCTATCTTTCGAATCGAATTCGACCGCAGGGTGTGATGGAGAAATGCACATTCTGTCTGCACCGAACACGTGAAGGTCGATTACCCGCCTGTCTGGAGGCGTGCCCCACAGGCGCCCGCGTGTTCGGAAATCTGCTGGATCCTGACTCTGAAATCCGCTGGGTCATTGAAAATAAACGAACATTTGTGCTCAAAGAAGAGCTGGGTACCAAACCCCGTTTTTTCTATTACTTCGATGAATAAAGCCACTAACAAACAAAGCATGAAAACATCATGAATTTGATCTCGATAAAACAGAATGGGAGTTCCTACAGTGGTTGAGGCTCAAATTCCATCCCCCCCTGCTCCACAAAAAAACTCAGCCGTATTGAGCTATCTTGGTTTTCTCCGGCGTGCCACCGGAGTTGCCACTGATGGGGAATGGTACTTTTATGTCTGGATGATTGTCTTATCGGGCATCGCACTAGTTGGAGCAAACGCCTGGGCACAACAGGTTCGCGATGGAATGATCGTGACAAACATGTCGGATCATGTGAGTTGGGGACTCTATATCGCAAATTTCACATTTTGTGTCGGCCTTGCAGCAGGAGGCGTCATGATGGTGATTCCCGCCTACCTCTATGATGATGAAGAGATGCATCAGGTTGTCATCATCGGCGAAGCAGTGGCCATCGCTGCGATTTTAATGAGTACATTGAGTGTGGTGGTCGATTTAGGGCGTCCCGATCGCTTTTGGCATTTGATACCAGGAATCGGTAAGTTTAACTGGCCTCTTTCGATGCTGACGTGGGATATTATCGTCCTTAACGGATACCTGCTGATCAATTTACATATCGTCGGGTATCTCCTCTATATGCGATACCTGGGCCGTAAGCCGAACCCCAAATGGTATATCCCCTTTGTATTCCTTTCCATATTCTGGGCCATCAGCATCCATACCATTACCGCATTTTTATATTGCGGTTTGGGGGGCCGCCCTTTCTGGAATACGGCGCTACTTGCGCCCCGTTTTCTGGCCTCTGCCTTTGTCAGCGGACCGGCATTCATTATCTTGTCGATGCGTGTGATGCGTCTGCTGACCGATTTTCATTTTTCGCCCAAACCTGCCAACACATTGATTCGAATTATCCGTGTGTCGATGTGTGTGAATTTGCTGATGTTATTCAGCGAAGTGTTCACACTCTTTTATACTGGTGGTTCTCATGCTTCCTCGGCCCAATATCTCTTTTTCGGATCACATGGAGCGAACGGGCTTGTTCCCTGGATGTGGGCCTCCATCGTTTTAAATATCGTTGGTGCCATCCTCTTTTTCACTCCTGCAGCCCTTCGAAGAGAGAACACCAGAATTGTGGCCTGCCTGTTTTGTATCGTTGGAATCTGGATTGAGAAAGGTATGGGTTTGATTATCCCCGGATTTATTCCATCAACGCTTCATGAAGTTGTAGAATATTCTCCCAGTCTCATAGAATGGAAAGTCACCGCCGGAATCTGGGCGTTTGGACTTCTCATTCTTACCTTGATTTTAAAGCTGATTGCCTCTGTTTTTTCTTATGACTTATCCAGGAAAATTTCAATGAAGCAAAACGTCGTTCCGGAAGAAACTCCTGCTACTACATCCATGCCGGTCGAGACAACGTAATGACACCATACGGAAAAACTGCACAAAACGCGATTGCCGCAATGAGCTTGATGGCAGAGGTCTATCATGATGATCCACCTGTCCGCCTGAGTTCCTTGCAGATTGCAGAGGAACGAAAGCTGATGAAACCCGTTGTCGCGAAAGTATTAACCGTACTTTCACAAGCCGGACTGGTGACGGGATCTCCCGGCCCCAACGGAGGATACCGCTTAACAAAGTCACCCGATTTAATCTCACTCTTCGATATCTGCATTCAATTTGATCGGCTTGAGGAATCATTGAATTGTCCCTTCGGAAAGGAATGGTGCGGAAACGGACCCCAGTGCCCGCTACATGACGAGCTTAAAGCACTCCGTGAAAACACGAATCGATTTCTTCAAGAGAATACGCTCGCCCTCTTCCGGACAAACAAAGAAGAGGTATCGTAAAAGCCGAAGAATATTGAGCCGCCAACGTTCCAGCTTGAGGTTTTTACTACCACGAAATTCACGAAAAAGCACGAACAACAGTGACGCTGCCGAGATCACTCATGTCGAGTTTCTAAATCGAATGCTGCTGCTTTTTGAATACTCTTTCATTCTTATATGGAATCAAACGTTGGTCTCTCTTGCCACTTTTTACGTTGTGATCGCTTACAATTTCTCTGCAAAACCAATCTGAAAACAAGAACATTATTGACATGGGAATACCACGTGCCATAATGTTTATTTACACTATGTTATTTAATGAAAATCTAATTGCTTGTGTATTTAATACTTCGGAGAGATCACATTGGAAGGCATCGGTACATTTGTAATAACACTAGTTGGTGGTCTTGTCATGTACGCCATCATTAATTGGGTAGTAAAAGAACCAGGTCGTCAGCTTCAAAGAAAATTCATCAAACTTGGTGACCTTCGCGGAAAGCACAAAGACGAGATAGTTCAAGTGGTGGGGCCACCTCAAAGTATTTCAGCGGTTGATGAATCGACGATTCTTTTACAATGGACGGCGACAGGTTATCTCATTGCACTGATCTTTGAAGCAGATATTTGTAAAGGCATCAACCAAGAAATTGCCACTTAAAACTGATTTGGTGATATTCTTGAGACGATCACTGAGTAGTTCGAAAGCGAGTATTATGCAAACAGTCGGTCTGATGATTAAACCATTGGCATTGCTCTCTAGACATCCCTTACTTCGATTCTTCCAGAACTCCCTCACTGCGTCTTAGTTGATGCGGCAAGTG
This window encodes:
- a CDS encoding chaperone NapD — protein: MNISSMVITLVNDVAENSFVEESLAQIPCVEVGHRHGSKIPIVLEAEDEFDSREWFQRIAQLPGVLKVEVAFVSFEDLNPVTSQEVEPQE
- a CDS encoding cytochrome c3 family protein, coding for MKISAGKMLFFVGLIIISAIAAQMYASVKQRERIVSPPQAEYSTLFPVKINAPKPLAEIATDQKDAKGNAILVSCQSCHSVRSPNPQNGSAGPLISFHQDLDFVHGKLVCISCHNPEGYYADFRLASGESINPENVMTLCAQCHGPQFRDYQNGSHGGMTGHWDLRKGPRQRNHCVDCHDPHKPAFPLFRPVAGPNDRFTPHQTKGTHE
- a CDS encoding 4Fe-4S dicluster domain-containing protein encodes the protein MSDSNASLPIIDNPGVNRRRFLKTAGATLGLAAWAAAMKPLLDLTPEVNADEFLQKHYRELTPEQKAVVFKRLEEEAKAEYDVDVTISDPPPMENVLFGYALNLSVCIGCRKCAEACHIENNHDRASNNSYICVFEMEKGGIDFEKGNATYDHPVPAPGKYYMPVQCQQCENAPCVTACPIEATWKEKDGIVVVDYNWCIGCRYCEAACPYHARRFNWEKPEIPAEEVNPDQSYLSNRIRPQGVMEKCTFCLHRTREGRLPACLEACPTGARVFGNLLDPDSEIRWVIENKRTFVLKEELGTKPRFFYYFDE
- the dsrP gene encoding sulfate reduction electron transfer complex DsrMKJOP subunit DsrP produces the protein MVEAQIPSPPAPQKNSAVLSYLGFLRRATGVATDGEWYFYVWMIVLSGIALVGANAWAQQVRDGMIVTNMSDHVSWGLYIANFTFCVGLAAGGVMMVIPAYLYDDEEMHQVVIIGEAVAIAAILMSTLSVVVDLGRPDRFWHLIPGIGKFNWPLSMLTWDIIVLNGYLLINLHIVGYLLYMRYLGRKPNPKWYIPFVFLSIFWAISIHTITAFLYCGLGGRPFWNTALLAPRFLASAFVSGPAFIILSMRVMRLLTDFHFSPKPANTLIRIIRVSMCVNLLMLFSEVFTLFYTGGSHASSAQYLFFGSHGANGLVPWMWASIVLNIVGAILFFTPAALRRENTRIVACLFCIVGIWIEKGMGLIIPGFIPSTLHEVVEYSPSLIEWKVTAGIWAFGLLILTLILKLIASVFSYDLSRKISMKQNVVPEETPATTSMPVETT
- a CDS encoding RrF2 family transcriptional regulator, coding for MTPYGKTAQNAIAAMSLMAEVYHDDPPVRLSSLQIAEERKLMKPVVAKVLTVLSQAGLVTGSPGPNGGYRLTKSPDLISLFDICIQFDRLEESLNCPFGKEWCGNGPQCPLHDELKALRENTNRFLQENTLALFRTNKEEVS